Below is a window of bacterium DNA.
TTGGACTTCGGCTGCGGCACGGGAGCCAGCACGGTCGCCCTGGCCTGTCGGGCCGGAGGGGTCCACGCTTACGACATTGACCGCGAGGCTCTGGACATCTGCCGGCTGCGCCTAAGCGAGCACGGCCTTGCCGACCGGGTGGCGTTCCCGGACGCGCCCGAGGGCGCCGGAGGGGGTTACGACCTGATCCTTCTCTCCGGGGTCGTCGAGCACATCCCCTTGAGCGAGGCCGGTCTGCGGAGGGACGTCCTGCGGCGGGTCTTCGGGCTCCTCGCGCCGAACGGATGCCTTTATATCACCGAGACGCCCAACCGCCTGTGGCCCTTCGACTTTCACACGACCGGGCTCGCGGGGATTCCCTGGACGCGGCCGGGCTCGCCCTGGGCGCACCTCCGGGCCGTGAGGCGCGGGCGCTATTCCCCCACGGAGCGGCTGAGCCCGGGGCCGCGCGGGTTGGAGGAAGCCGGAGCCTGGGGATCCACCTGGTGGGAAATCAAGGGGTGCCTGCGCGGGTTGCCCTGGCTGTCGGTCAACCTCCTGCCCGGTCACGACAGGCACGTTCACATTCCACCCGTGGGGCTTCTTAAGCGGTTCGCTGAAAGTCTGGTTTATTTCTCCTTCACCCGACCCCTTGGCGTGCCGATTACCGCCTTCACCCCGTTCATCAACAACCTGGTTCTGCAACGGTCGGGATGAACCGGAACGAACCGAGCGTAGCGAGCTCAAGCCTCTGGCAAAATGTTCGCGCGGCTGACCTGAAGAACACCGTCCCGGCAACCGACATCGTCCGTCGGGCGCAAACGATTTGCCGGGGGCATAGCTCGCTTCGCTCGATTCCGCCCCCCGGACAACGGAGGCACCTTGTTCCGACTTACCGCCCGCCTGCGCAGGGTCATCCAGCGCCGGCTCTTCAAGGACGAGCAGAAGCGCAAGCGGATCACCACCCCGTTGTCCATCCTCCCCGCGGCCTTAGTCATCGGATACATGTGTTTCATCATGCTGGAAACTTTATGGGTCGCCGTGTGGACGGTCGGTGCCGGGTTACTCATCTC
It encodes the following:
- a CDS encoding class I SAM-dependent methyltransferase; this translates as MDRAGRVTYSPRFIARIRELHRGMEGWPHYARYIEEHLGGPDSRVVRFTERLLPEIEFFCGPLDSKRVLDFGCGTGASTVALACRAGGVHAYDIDREALDICRLRLSEHGLADRVAFPDAPEGAGGGYDLILLSGVVEHIPLSEAGLRRDVLRRVFGLLAPNGCLYITETPNRLWPFDFHTTGLAGIPWTRPGSPWAHLRAVRRGRYSPTERLSPGPRGLEEAGAWGSTWWEIKGCLRGLPWLSVNLLPGHDRHVHIPPVGLLKRFAESLVYFSFTRPLGVPITAFTPFINNLVLQRSG